Sequence from the Herbaspirillum sp. meg3 genome:
TCGCAGGCAGGGTAATCTGCAAGCCAGTCAGATGTTGCTTCAGCTCAAAGCCGCTCATCGCGCTGAGACGAACGTCCATGATGGCGCATCTGGCTGTACGCAGGCAGTCACCGGCGAGAAATGCTTCGGCAGACTCGAAGCAGCAGGTCGCATAGCCGGCGGAATGGAGCAGGTTACTCAAGGCGGCCCTGACAGCATCGTCGTCGTCGATGACGGCGATCAGCGGTTGCGCTGCATGGTGATGCCCCCGATGCTCCCGATGCTCCCCATTGTGCATAGTGCCCCCGCCGCGCAGATTTCTTGGAAAAGCACGATTGTAGCGACAAATCTTGGGAAGGAAATTTTCTTCCCCTTCAGTCATCACGGCCAATCGTGCGGTCTTGTATCCGGAAGCCGTTGTCGGGAAAGCAGGCGCTTTGTTATTGTCGACCTTGTCGATTGGGGGCGCCTGACCGTCTCACTCTTGTTGTTGTCTCGCGGGTGTTGTTACCTTGATTCCCGGTGCCTGATCACTTCTTTCCGCCGGTTTTTGCCGCATCGGAATCCTTGGGTGGCGTGCCCGTGATCTTGGGCACGCATTCGCTGCGGAACCATGCCGCCGTCAGCGGCTCGCCGGACAACTTGCGCCTGACGGCAGGTACAAGCTGCTCACCGATCAGCATGCCTAATAGGCCGAGCAAGGCAACAATAGGAGGCGCTGGTGAGCGGACCTCCAGCAGGAAGTAGACGACGCCTGCCAGCACGCCCATCAACAAAGAGATCAGATAAGGTTTCATAGGGTTCTCCTGAAATGCTGTATCAGCCTGAAATCAGCCAGAAAACCAATGACGCAGCATCGGTAGCAGCGGTTCGCCCAGCACCATGCCCAGCAGGCCGATCAGGGCGATGCCAGGCGGCGCGGGCGAGCGGACCTTGAACAGCGCGTACATGACGCCGATCAGTATTCCAGCGCCCAGCGATAAAAGATAAATTGTCATGATCTGCACATATCCTGCATGAACTCAAAATTCAACCACATCTGCCGGTCAGACTACAACCGGCAGACGCTACAGCAGCTATATTGTTGTGCTTACTTGGCTGGAATCGGCGCCAGCGTCTTGTGGTTGCCGACGTCGCGTGCCGGGGCCTTGTGCACCATGGTGTAGGCATAATCCACACCCATGCCGTAGGCACCGGAATGTTCACGCACGATGTCCATGACGGCGTTATAGGATTCCTTGCGCGCCCAGTCGCGTTGCCATTCCAGCATCACCTGTTGCCAGGTCACCGGCACTACGCCGGCCTGGATCATGCGCTGCATGGCGTAGTCGTGCGCTTCCTTCGAGGTACCGCCGGAGGCATCGGCCACCATGTAGATTTCGTAGCCGCCTTCAGCCATCGCACACAGCGCAAAGCTGTTGTTGCAGACTTCCGTCCACAGGCCGGAGACCACGACTTTTTTCTTGCCGTTGGCGGCCAGTGCATCGCGCACTTTCTGGTCGTCCCAGGAGTTCATCGACGAACGTTCCAGGATGTCGCTGTCGGGAAAGACGTTGAGCAGTTCAGGATAGGTGTGGCCGGAGAAGCTCTCTGTTTCGACGGTCGTGATGATGGTCGGAATACCGAACACCTTGGCAGCCTTGGCCAGCGCGACGGTATTGTTCTTGAGCACCTGGCGGTCCATCGATTGCACGCCGAAAGCCATTTGCGGCTGTTGGTCGATGAAGATCATCTGGCAATTGGTCGGGGTCAATACTTCGAGTTTCGGGTTCGTCATGTCAAATCCTTGGTGAGGTGGGTGAGGCAGGGAGTGCGGTGTCGCCGACGATGGCCGCTCATGGCAACAGAACAAGATAGTGAGCGGCAAGTTTGCTTGCAAGGCTGTCAACAGGAGGTGATCCGAAAGCGCACTGTGCGCCTGTCTGAGTCGGATCTGCCATCATGGAGCGCATCATAGGTCGTAAAAAACCGGCTCGCCATTATCTGTTTGTATAGCTAGACGCCGCTTTCGCGATTTTGCACACTCCTTCCATTCTTTCTTGATCCCGATCTGCGTGTCCGACGTTGACAAACGATGGAAAACGCGGCTCCCGGGACCATGCCATCGCACCGTCAGGAGCCCGTCATGACCGCAGCTGCCACACCCGATCTCATCCTCATCAACGGCAAGTTTCACACCGTCGATCGTCAGAACCCCATCGCCTCCGCCGTCGCCATCAGCGATGGCAAATTCGTCGAAGTCGGCGACGCCGAATCCGTCATGCGCCATCAGAAGGCCGACACCAAGGTCATCGATCTCGGTGGACGCACGGTCGTGCCGGGCCTCAACGACTCGCACCTGCATCTGATCCGCGGCGGCCTGAACTACAACCTGGAATTGCGCTGGGAAGGCGTTCCTTCCGTCGTCGATGCACTGCGCATGCTGAAGACGCAGGCTGATCGCACACCACACCCGCAATGGGTGCGCGTGGTCGGCGGTTGGACAGAGTTCCAGTTCGCCGAGCGCCGCATGCCGACCATTGAAGAACTCAATCTCGCCGCACCCGACACCCCGGTTTTCGTGCTGCATCTGTATGACCGCGCCTTGCTCAATCGCGCTGCGTTGCAGGCCGTGGGTTACACCAAAGACACGCCGAACCCGCCCGGCGGCGAAATCCAGCGCGACAAGGCCGGCAATCCGACCGGCATGCTGATCGCGCGGCCGAACGCGATGATCCTGTACGCGACGCTGGCCAAGGGGCCGACATTGCCGCTCGACTATCAGGTCAACTCGACGCGCCAGTTCATGCGTGAACTCAATCGTCTCGGCCTGACCAGCGCCATCGATGCGGGTGGTGGCTTCCAGAACTATCCGGAAGACTACGCCGTGGTCGATCAATTGGCCAAAGACGGACAACTCACCCTGCGTATCGCCTACAACCTGTTCACCCAACGCAAGGGCGCGGAGCTGGAAGATTTTCAGAAATGGACTGACATGGTCTCGCCGGGCACAGGCGACGACTTTTATCGCCACAACGGCGCCGGTGAAATGCTGGTGTTCTCGGCAGCCGATTTTGAAGACTTCCTCGAGCCGCGTCCCGATCTGGCGCCGGGTATGGAGGACGAGCTGGAGCGCGTGGTGCGTCATCTGGTCAGCAACCGCTGGCCATTCCGCCTGCATGCCACCTATGACGAATCGATCGAGCGCATGCTCAACGTCTTTGAAAAGGTCAATCGTGAGATTCCCTTCGACGGCTTGCACTGGATGTTTGACCATGCAGAAACCATCAGTACCAAAAACATCGAACGCGTACGCGCACTCGGCGGCGGTATCGCGATCCAGCATCGCATGGCGTTTCAGGGGGAATATTTCACCGAGCGCTACGGTGCGGACGCCGCCAGCCATACGCCGCCGGTGGCCAAGATGCTGGAGATGGGTGTGCCTGTCGGCGGCGGCACCGACGCCACCCGCGTGGCCAGCTACAACCCGTGGACAGCGCTGTATTGGCTGGTGTCGGGCCGCACCGTCGGCGGCATGAAGCTGTACGACACTGCCGGTCGCCTGCCGCGCGAAACCGCCATCGAACTGTGGACCGCCGGCAGCGCCTGGTTCTCCAGCGAGCAAGACAAGAAGGGCCGCATCAAGGCCGGGCAGCTGGCCGACATGGCGGTGCTGAGCAAGGATTTCTTCAGCGTCCATGAAGACGACATCAAGGCGATCGAGTCTGTCATGACCATCGTCGGCGGCAAGGTGGTGTACGCCGACGAAGAGTTTTCTTCACACGGCCCGGCACCGATTCCGGTATTGCCGGACTGGTCGCCGGTCTCGCTGGTGCCGGGACATTATCGTCCGGTGGCGAAAGCCAAGGCAAAGGCGGCAGCACTGCCGCATGCCTGCGCCGGTTCCTGCGGTGTGCATGGTCACTCACACGATACGGCGCGCGGTTCATCGGTGCCGGTTTCCAATTACGCCGGCTTTTGGGGCGCTCTCGGTTGCAGCTGCTTTGCCTTCTGACATCATGACTAAAAATAAATCTCTCCTGCAGTCTCTTCTGTTCGCCCCACAGATCGATCTGGGTTTGCTGTTCCTGCGCGTGGCGGGCAGCTTCATGCTGTTCTACGTTCACGGCTTGCCCAAGATTCTGCATTTCAGCAGCGAGCTGACGAAGATCGAAGATCCCTTCGGCTTCGGTCCGCAGCTCAGTTTGTGGGCCGCCATCCTCGCGGAATTCATCTGCCCGATTCTGATCGCCGCAGGTTTGTTCACACGTCTGGCGTGCCTGCCCATCATCGGCGTGCTGCTGATCGCTATGCTGGCGGTGCATCCGGACTGGAGCATTCCGGAAGGGCAGTTCGGCTGGCTGCTGCTGGTGATATTTATCTCCATCGCGCTATGCGGCCCCGGTCGCTGGCGTTTGTTGTCATCCGGTGAAAGTGTCAAAGCGTCTTGAGCGCCGGAATACTTTTTTATCTCGCCCGGTATCCGGGCAATAACGTAATTATCTAAAGGAGCAACACCATGGCTACAATTACTACGCGCGACGGCACGGAAATCTACTTCAAGGATTGGGGGAAGGGACAGCCGGTGATTTTCAGCCATGGCTGGCCGCTGGACGCCGACATGTGGGAATACCAGATGAATTTCCTGGCGGAAAAGGGCTATCGCGTGATCGCCTATGACCGTCGTGGTTTTGGCCGTTCGAGCCAGCCATGGGACGGTTACAACTACGACACCTTCGCCGACGACCTGGCGGAACTGATCGAAGCACTGGATCTGAAAGAAGCCGTGCTGGTGGGTTTCTCCATGGGTGGCGGCGATGTGGCGCGCTATATCGGCCGCCATGGCGTCAAGCGTTTGTCCAAGGCCGTTCTGGTCGGCGCCGTGACACCGATCTTCATCAAGACCGACAATCATCCGGAAGGCGTGCCGAAGGAAGTGTTCGACGGCATCAAGGATGGTCTGCGTGCCGACCGCGCGCAGTTCCTCAGCGACTTCAGTTCAGTCTTCTACGGCACCAACCGTCCTGACAGCAAGGTCTCCGCCGGCGTTCTGGCGCAGACGCTCAACATCGCACTGCTGGCATCGCTCAAGGGCACCATCGATTGCGTCACTGCGTTTTCCGAAACCGACTTCCGCGAAGATATGAAGAAATTCACTTTGCCGACGCTGGTGATCCATGGCGACGACGACCAGGTCGTTCCACTGGAAGCAACTGGCAAGCTTGCAGCCGCCGCGGTGCCGGGTTCGCAACTCAAGGTCTATCCGGGCGCGCCGCATGCGCTGTGCTTTACCCACAAGGATCAGCTGAACCTGGATCTGCTCGGCTTCCTGCAAGCGCGATAGGAATCGGTATGGACAAGAAAGCTGTCAAACAAGATGTCAAAAAACGACGCATGGCGCCGCTGGCGACACCCAGCGCCTTGTCTGCGCAGGCAACGAAGGATATCTCAGGCGGGCTGAACATCCTGCTGGCGGATATCTTCGCCTTGTATATGAAGACCAAGAACTTCCACTGGCATATGTCCGGCCCGTATTTCCGCGACTACCATCTGCTGCTGGACGATCAGGCCAATCAGATACTGGCGATCACCGATCCTGTGGCGGAACGCGTGCGCAAGATCGGCGGCACCACGCTGCGCTCGGCAGGGCAGATCTGCGACCTGCAACGGCTGTCCGATAACGAGAGCGACTATGTCACGCCTGCCGACATGCTGGCCGAGCTGCACCAGGACAACATGCGGCTGGTCAGCTATATGCGCGCCACGCACGGTGTCTGCGATGAGCATGGCGACGTCGCGACCGCGAGTTTGCTGGAGAACTGGATAGACGAGGCGGAGCAGCGCGCGTGGTTCCTGTTCGAGTCTGGACGGCACAGCTGAAGTAAGAGGGGGCTTGAGGGGGAAAGCGCGTCTGTTACAGGCGCGCTTTTTTATTGCTCGTTACGAATGCATCAGGAATGCATCGTGGATTCCACTACGGCTTGGCGGGACGGGCCAGTCGCCCCAGCGCCAGACGCAGTCCGCCATGAACCATCGTGGTGTCGGGTGAATCGTGCAACACCGCCAGATACTTTTGCCTGAACTCCGGCTGGCTCGCTTCGGCCGGCCCGATCAGGCCTTCCACCGCCTGCTTGAAGGCTGTGACCGCAGCATCGTCGATCGGCTCTTTGTCGTCCAGCCGCTCGTCCAGCGCCACCATGAATTCCGACAGAATACGCAGCCACGCGAAATCAGGATGCATCGTCACCAGTTGCAGGTGTTCGAAAGGATTGCCAACATCGCCAAAGTTCTTCGACTGATGATCGATCAGCTGTTTGTGCATCTTGCGCAGTTCCTTGGCGAGTTGCTCAAGTTGCGAACGGTTGCTGGTGTCGTCGTTGACGCTCATGGGATCTTTCTGATAAATGTAGTAGGGGCGTCGCCGGAAAGAAGCAAGGCTATCTTTCAGCGGCTTCTGGCTCTGGAGATGTGCAGCCGCTCTGCCGCCCGTACGAGGTCGGCCAGCGTCTTCGCTTCCATTTTATCCATGACCCGGCGTTTGTGCACTTTGGCAGTGATTTCGCTGATGCCCAGTTCCGTGGCGATTTGCTTGTTGAGCAGGCCGCCGATGGCCAGTTCGAGAACTTCACGTTCGCGTGGCGTCAGTTTTTCCAGACGCATCGTCGATGCGGCATGCTCGGTTCGTGAGGCGATGTTTTTTTCGGCGGCAGCCAGCGCTTCGTCAACGGCGTTGAGCAGCTGGTCGCTCCGGATTGGTTTGGTGAAAAATTCCCGCGCACCGGCCTTCATGGCCTGCACGGTATCGGGTATGGTGCCGTAGCCGGAAATGAAAATCACGGGGATGGCGTCCCCTTTTTCTTCCAGCTTCTTGACTACGTCAAAACCGTTAGACCCCGGCATCTTCATGTCCAGGATCAGGCAGCAAGGGGAGAGCGGCAGAGGCGTGCTGAAGAAACGATCAGCCGACGAAAACCCCGTCGCGGCATAGCCGGCGGACGACAGCAGACGTACTAAAGACTCTCTTACCTTGTCATCGTCATCGACGATAAAAACGATTCTTTCCATGGTGTATTCCTGTCACAGTTGTTGCACCACGAGCACGGAGTGTGCATTGATTTTTACGGAGGAAACAGTAGCGCGCATTCCGGGCAAGTGCAAGAAGCAATGCCAGGCTGATTGATGCAATGATGTTCATCCGTCATCCATTTTTATTGTACGAATCTGCTTTTTTTTGTACAAAACGCGCCGACGTTCAGCGCGCATGTCCGCTGGAGAACGGCTTGCAAGCTGCTTGTCAGGAATCGTTAACAGTCACAGCGACAACAGATGCAAAACCGACAACTATCTGTTTGGATAATTATCGAAGCCGCCCGCAACTGTTATGTTGCAAAGTGCTTCATCTTTCTTCATTCCATCGACATCACGACCGTCAAGCCAATCATCTTGACCGTGCCGCTGCACAGGAGACTCGCTCTATGAATACCCCCCGACGCAATTTGCAGCAAGCTACCGGTCTCGCCTTCCTTGCCGGTTATGTGGATACGCTCGGCTTCGTCGCTTTGTTCGGCTTGTTCACCGCGCATGTGACAGGTAACTTCATCCTCATTGGCGCAGCGCTGGCGGATGCCTCGCAGATGTCCATCCTGCTTAAATTTCTGGCATTTCCCGCATTCATTGCCGGCGTGGCGGTGGCGCGATTGTTTATTGTCGCCATAGAACGGCGTGGCGGCCCGGCGCTGACGCTGGCGTTGTCCTTGCAGTTGTTGCTGCTGGCCGGTTTCATGGTGTTCGGCATCCTGGCGGCACCGGTCGGGGCGGCGGTGTCGCCGTATGCGATGACGGCGGGGTTATTGGGCACGGCGGCCATGGGTGTGCATAGCGCGATCAGTCGTTTGCTGCTGACACAGCTGGCGCCGACGTCCATGATGACCGGCAACGTGACGCAGATCGTCATCGACAGCATCGATGTGCTGCGCGGCGTTGCGGACGGCGGCACGGCGGCGCGCTGCATGAAATTCTTCTGGACCATTCTGGCGTTCGGCATCGGCGCAATCGCCGCAGCATTTGCTTATCACACCTGCGGCTTTGCCGCTTTGCTCGTACCTATCCTGATTCTATCGGGCCTGATCGTCCTCGACAGGATTGACGCCAGACGCATTTCCGACGATGCTGTCGCCCCATGAACAAAGCGCGACTTGAAGCATTCAGCGATGGCGTCATTGCCATTGCCATTACAATCATGGTGCTGGGCCTGCAAATGCCGCGAGGCGCCGGCCTGGACGATTTGTTGAAACTGGTGCCGCAACTGCTGAGCTATGTACTCAGCTTTACCTACGTCGGTATTTACTGGGTCAACCATCATCATTTGCTGCAACCGGTCAGCCGCGTTAATGGCCGTATTCTCTGGGCCAATCTGCATCTGCTG
This genomic interval carries:
- a CDS encoding response regulator transcription factor; the encoded protein is MHNGEHREHRGHHHAAQPLIAVIDDDDAVRAALSNLLHSAGYATCCFESAEAFLAGDCLRTARCAIMDVRLSAMSGFELKQHLTGLQITLPAIFISGNASPAERARAIALGAVAFLCKPINADILLTYIKRVVAHSGEQE
- a CDS encoding YoaK family protein, giving the protein MNTPRRNLQQATGLAFLAGYVDTLGFVALFGLFTAHVTGNFILIGAALADASQMSILLKFLAFPAFIAGVAVARLFIVAIERRGGPALTLALSLQLLLLAGFMVFGILAAPVGAAVSPYAMTAGLLGTAAMGVHSAISRLLLTQLAPTSMMTGNVTQIVIDSIDVLRGVADGGTAARCMKFFWTILAFGIGAIAAAFAYHTCGFAALLVPILILSGLIVLDRIDARRISDDAVAP
- a CDS encoding Dps family protein; this encodes MDKKAVKQDVKKRRMAPLATPSALSAQATKDISGGLNILLADIFALYMKTKNFHWHMSGPYFRDYHLLLDDQANQILAITDPVAERVRKIGGTTLRSAGQICDLQRLSDNESDYVTPADMLAELHQDNMRLVSYMRATHGVCDEHGDVATASLLENWIDEAEQRAWFLFESGRHS
- a CDS encoding DUF1427 family protein, with the translated sequence MTIYLLSLGAGILIGVMYALFKVRSPAPPGIALIGLLGMVLGEPLLPMLRHWFSG
- a CDS encoding DoxX family protein, whose translation is MTKNKSLLQSLLFAPQIDLGLLFLRVAGSFMLFYVHGLPKILHFSSELTKIEDPFGFGPQLSLWAAILAEFICPILIAAGLFTRLACLPIIGVLLIAMLAVHPDWSIPEGQFGWLLLVIFISIALCGPGRWRLLSSGESVKAS
- a CDS encoding hydrolase, whose protein sequence is MTNPKLEVLTPTNCQMIFIDQQPQMAFGVQSMDRQVLKNNTVALAKAAKVFGIPTIITTVETESFSGHTYPELLNVFPDSDILERSSMNSWDDQKVRDALAANGKKKVVVSGLWTEVCNNSFALCAMAEGGYEIYMVADASGGTSKEAHDYAMQRMIQAGVVPVTWQQVMLEWQRDWARKESYNAVMDIVREHSGAYGMGVDYAYTMVHKAPARDVGNHKTLAPIPAK
- a CDS encoding response regulator transcription factor; amino-acid sequence: MERIVFIVDDDDKVRESLVRLLSSAGYAATGFSSADRFFSTPLPLSPCCLILDMKMPGSNGFDVVKKLEEKGDAIPVIFISGYGTIPDTVQAMKAGAREFFTKPIRSDQLLNAVDEALAAAEKNIASRTEHAASTMRLEKLTPREREVLELAIGGLLNKQIATELGISEITAKVHKRRVMDKMEAKTLADLVRAAERLHISRARSR
- a CDS encoding DUF1427 family protein produces the protein MKPYLISLLMGVLAGVVYFLLEVRSPAPPIVALLGLLGMLIGEQLVPAVRRKLSGEPLTAAWFRSECVPKITGTPPKDSDAAKTGGKK
- a CDS encoding alpha/beta fold hydrolase — its product is MATITTRDGTEIYFKDWGKGQPVIFSHGWPLDADMWEYQMNFLAEKGYRVIAYDRRGFGRSSQPWDGYNYDTFADDLAELIEALDLKEAVLVGFSMGGGDVARYIGRHGVKRLSKAVLVGAVTPIFIKTDNHPEGVPKEVFDGIKDGLRADRAQFLSDFSSVFYGTNRPDSKVSAGVLAQTLNIALLASLKGTIDCVTAFSETDFREDMKKFTLPTLVIHGDDDQVVPLEATGKLAAAAVPGSQLKVYPGAPHALCFTHKDQLNLDLLGFLQAR
- a CDS encoding amidohydrolase, with the translated sequence MTAAATPDLILINGKFHTVDRQNPIASAVAISDGKFVEVGDAESVMRHQKADTKVIDLGGRTVVPGLNDSHLHLIRGGLNYNLELRWEGVPSVVDALRMLKTQADRTPHPQWVRVVGGWTEFQFAERRMPTIEELNLAAPDTPVFVLHLYDRALLNRAALQAVGYTKDTPNPPGGEIQRDKAGNPTGMLIARPNAMILYATLAKGPTLPLDYQVNSTRQFMRELNRLGLTSAIDAGGGFQNYPEDYAVVDQLAKDGQLTLRIAYNLFTQRKGAELEDFQKWTDMVSPGTGDDFYRHNGAGEMLVFSAADFEDFLEPRPDLAPGMEDELERVVRHLVSNRWPFRLHATYDESIERMLNVFEKVNREIPFDGLHWMFDHAETISTKNIERVRALGGGIAIQHRMAFQGEYFTERYGADAASHTPPVAKMLEMGVPVGGGTDATRVASYNPWTALYWLVSGRTVGGMKLYDTAGRLPRETAIELWTAGSAWFSSEQDKKGRIKAGQLADMAVLSKDFFSVHEDDIKAIESVMTIVGGKVVYADEEFSSHGPAPIPVLPDWSPVSLVPGHYRPVAKAKAKAAALPHACAGSCGVHGHSHDTARGSSVPVSNYAGFWGALGCSCFAF